The Halostagnicola kamekurae sequence CAGCGCATCCTCGACTACGTCGAACCCGACACGGTCCACATCATGCTCGACGGCAAAGTCGTCAAGAGCGGCGACGCCTCGCTGGCAGCCGAACTCGAGGACAAAGGGTACGACTGGGTCCGAGAGGAAGTCTACGAGACGGCGTAACCGAATCCAACTAGAACAACGGTAATAACGCTACAGCCGTAAACACGAATACATACAAATTATGAGTTCCGAACAAGATCACCTCAAGGAGACCGACACCGAAGCGCGCTTCGAGTTCAAAAAGGAAGAGCGCTCGGCCGTCAAGTCCGACGCAGGCCTCACCGAAGAAGTCGTCCGACTGATCAGTGAGGACAAAGACGAACCGGACTGGATGCTCGAGCGACGGCTCCGCGCGCTACAGCAGTATCACGCGATGCCGATGCCGACGGACTGGCCGGGTCAGCCGGACCTGACCGAACTCGACATCGAAGAGATCGTTCCGTACATCCGCCCGGACGTCGACAAACGCGAAGGCGTCGACGACTGGACGGAGCTTCCAGACGAGATCAAAGACACGTTCGACAAGCTCGGCATTCCGGAAGCCGAGAAGAACGCGCTCTCGGGCGTCGGCGCGCAGTACGAGTCCGAGGTCGTCTACCAGAACATGCAAGACCAGTGGGAGGAGAAGGGCGTGGTCTTCATGAACATGGACCGCGCCGTCAAAGAGCACCCGGAGCTCGTCAAGGAGTACTTCATGACGAGCTGCGTTCCCCCGAGCGACAACAAGTTCGCGGCGCTTCACGGCGCCGTCTGGTCCGGCGGTTCGTTCGTCTACGTTCCAGAAGACGTCACCGTCGAGATGCCCGTCCAGGCGTACTTCCGCATGAACTCGGAAGGGATGGGCCAGTTCGAGCACACGCTCATCGTCGCCGAAGAGGGCTCGGAAGTCCACTACATCGAGGGCTGTTCCGCGCCGAAGTACGGCTCGCACAACCTGCACTCGGGCTGTGTCGAGGTCTTCGTCGAAGACGACGCCCACGTTCAGTACTCGACGGTCCAAAACTGGTCGAAGAACACGTTCAACCTGAACACCAAACGCGCCATCGTCGAAGAAAACGGCACGATGGAGTGGGTGTCGGGCAGCATGGGATCGAAAGCGACCATGCTCTACCCGTGTACCATCCTCAAGGGTCGCGGCGCGACGGACACTCACATCACCATCGCCTTCGCCGGCGAGGGACAGAACATCGACACCGGCGCGAAGGTCTATCACAACGCGCCGAACACGAGTTCGACGATCGAATCGAAGTCGATCTCGAAAGACGGCGGCCGCACCAACTACCGCGGGCTCGTCCACATCGCCGACGGTGCCGAGAACTCGAGTACGGCAGTCGAGTGTGACGCCCTGATGTTCGACAACGAGTCGACCTCCGATACCATGCCGTACATGGAGATCGAGGAGTCGAAGGTCGACGTCGCTCACGAAGCGACGGTCGGCAAGATCGGTGACGAGGACATCTTCTACCTCCAGAGCCGCGGACTGGACGACGACGACGCGAAGAAGATGATCGTCGCCGGCTTCATCGAGCCGATCACCGAAGAGCTCCCGATCGAATACGCAGTCGAACTGAATCGCTTGATCGAACTCGAGATGGAGGGAAGCCTCGGATAGACATGAGCACGCAGGTACACGCCAATCTGACGGACGAACAGGTACGCGAGATCAGCGATCGGCTCGACGAGCCCGACTGGCTCCTAGAGACCCGTCTCGAGGCGCTTGAGGCGCTCGAAGAGCTGGAAATGCCCGACGTGATCCGAACGCCGGGACAGAACTGGACCAACCTCTACGAACTGGATTTCGAGTCGCTCGTCGATCCGTTGAATACCGCCGAAGACAAAGACCAGGTCGGTCCCGAAAACGCCGAGGTCCTCTCGTGGGCCGAGGCCGTCGACGAACACGAGTCGCTACTCGAGGAGCACTTCGGTTCCATGGTCGATCCTCAGGAGAACTACCTCACGGCGCTCTCGACGGCGCTTTTCTCCACGGGAACGGTCATCTACGTCCCCGAAGGCGTCGACGCCGAGGACGTGACGATCCGGACCGAGATGAACTCCCGATCGCTGTTTAACTACACGCTCGTCGTCACCGAGGAATCCTCGTCGGTGACGATCCTCGAGCGCCAGTCAACTGGTACCGATCTCGAGGACGAGCAGTATTACAGCGGTATCGTCGAAGTCGCCGCGGCCGAAAACAGCTATGTACAGTACGGATCGCTTCAGGACCTCTCCGAGGAGACGTACAACTTCACCGCCAAACGCGGCGACGCCGACACCTACGCCACGATCAACTGGATCGAAGGTAACGTCGGCTCGAAGCTAACCAAGACGGGGGTCTCGACTGAGCTCAATGGCGACGGTGCGGAAACACAGATCATCGGTGCGTTCTACGGACACAACGACCAGCACTTCGATCTGGACTTCAAGGTCTGGCACCGCGCCGAACACACGACGGCAGATCTCGTCACCCGCGGGGTCACCGACGACGTCGCGCGATCGGTCTACGAGGGCGTCCAGGACGTCGGCGACGTCGCCTGGGATACGAGTTCCTACCAGCGAGAGAACACGCTCATGCTCTCCGACGAGAGCGAAGCCGACGCCTCGCCGAAGCTCATCATCAACAACCACGACACGGAAGCCTCCCACAGCGCCACCGTCGGGCAGGTCGACCAGGAGGACCTCCTGTATATGACCTCCCGAGGCGTCACGCCGGAGGCGGCTCGCAACATGCTCGTCGAGGGCTTCTTCGTCCCCGTTCTCGAGGAAGTCGCCGTCGACGAACTCCGAACGGACTTCGAGTCGCTCGTCAACACGCGTCTCCGAAACTAACGCCTACTACGCTTTCTTCGCGTTCGATCACACCAACGTACTCGAGCGACTGCCCGACGGTTGGTCATCACTTCGAAAGCGAGCCGACTACCCAGACGACTCCCGACGAGAAAACGGGAAGTTAAGTAACGCGACCACCCACAGACGTGTATGAGCTTGGGACAGCGTGTCTCGACCGACCACCAACTGACCCGCCTTCTCCAGATCGGCGTGGTCCTAGAGGAAGTCGTCGAGTCGCGTGCTGCCCATCACCTCGAGTCACTCCCCGCCGAGGCGCGAGCGGAGATCGACAGAGAGGTCAGGGAGCTACTTACGGACGCAACGGAAGAGTCGGCCGATCACCGCGATCGGCTCGAAACGTTGATCGACGACCTCGAGGCGGAAACGGTCGGATACGAGGAGATCAATCAGCTCGTCGACGCCCAGTACGGCCCACCAGAGGATACCGACGGCGTGTTGTACGACCAACTCTGCAACGAGGAAACGGCCTACAAGTTCTACGACGATCTCATCGAGGCGATCGAAGCCGCCGACGCGACGTTCGCCGTCGATCGGGAACGAGTTCTCGAGACCCTCCGAGAGATCCGCGCGGAAGAAAAAGAGGGCGTCGAGGAAGTCACAGAAATTATGGAGCGGCGGGCATGATCGGGATACGCACCACTCACGAGCGCCAGACGAGTCGGACCGATCGACGACCAAGACACCACACGAAGGGTTGGCGATGAACACAGCAGATCAATATCTCAAGGCGATCTATCTCGCACAGCGAATGGAGGAGGGACCGGCCTCGACGGGCACGCTCGCGGACCTCCTCGGCGTGAGTCCGGCGAGTGTCAACGAAATGATCGGGAAACTCCAGGACAAAGACCTCGTCGATCACGAAAAGTACAAAGGCGCGAGTCTCACGGAGGAGGGGCTCGAACGCGCCCACGAGGCGCTCCAGACGTACTGTATCATCGAGCGATTCCTCGCGAACGTCCTCGAGGTCGACGAGTTTCGCGACGAAGCCCGCGCGCTCGAGAGCGTCATCGACGATACGGTCGCCGAGAGACTCGATACGATCATCGACCGCCCGGAGCAGTGTCCGGACTGTTTCGACCCCGAAGCCGACTGCTGTAGTCTGCTCGAGGTTTGCGGGCCGGCGAACTAACCGTCCATCGCGAGAGTTCTACTCGATCAGTTCGTCGTATCGGATCCGTTCGATACGGTACGATCCACACTCCGGACAGTACTGTCTATTCAGTCTGAACCGACGATCGCAGTTTCCACAGTGGTATACTCGGTCCTGACTCTCGAACCGGCGAGAGCCGACGAACCGACCGATCCACGTGAACCATCCCGTGAACCGGCCACCATCCGTAACCCGCTCTCCCAGCTTTTCGATAATAGATCTCATTCGTCGGACCGGCGACGTTCGACGTCACGAGCGATCGAGTGAGCCGTTTCTGTCGTGTCCGGGTCGAGAGAGTCGTCCTCGAGCGGTGGGGGTTCGACCGGACTCGCGTCCTCGTCGTACTCGAGGCGATCCCGACCAACACCGTCGATCGTCGGACGGCGCGAATCGCCGAACGAGATGTATCGCCGGCCGAGTGCTGCGGCCCCGAGGAGGGCGAGCGCGACGACAGCAGCGAGTCCGACCGGAAGCGACCACGTCCCGCCGTTCCAGTCGGCATCGAAGACCCCCTCGTAATAGGCGGCCGGTTCCTCGCCGTGGATCGCGAGAACGACCTCGCGGTTGTTTCGAAGCGAGTTGTCGTTCCAGTTGATGCTCCCGACGACCGTCGTCTCGCCGTCGATTACGACTCCTTTGGCGTGAATTTTCTCGAACCTGTTTTTCGGTTCGACGAGGGCGACCTCGAGCGGGAGGTCTTCCGCGGCCGCCGTCTCCTCGAGGACCGATTTCACTCTGGCGTTTTCCTCTTCGACGTACCACGACGAATCGAGCAGGATGCGGACCTCGACGCCGCGGCGTGCCGCGTCGACCGTTTCCTCGACGAGCGACACGTCGGGCCCGCCGAGACTCGCCTGTTTGACGAGGATCTCGTCCTCGGCGGACGCGAGGAGTTCGCGGAGTCTCGGCTCGGCGTTGTCGGGAGCGAGCAGGAGTTCAGCGCTCTCGACGTCGACGGATTCGGGCGGGTGGTTCGACGGGAACTCGGTGGGGGTCTGGACCTGACCCGCTGGGTCGCTGAACGAAGCGTCCTCGAGATAGGCCGTCCCGGACTCCGTGTCGGGCCCGCTGAAGTCGGCGTCGAACACGGTCTCGAGGTCCGTCGCGAGCGCCGTGTTCTCCAGAGAAATTCCCCAGCCGCGACTCGACTCGCCGCCGACGCCGGACGGTTTCCAGTTTTCGGTCATGATGAGCACCGTGTCGTCGGCGATCGCGTACTTTGGGTGGTGGTAGCGATAGCGCGCGTTCTCCCCGCCGGTCATTCGAACGTCGACGCCGCCGTCTTCGAGGGTCGAGAGGGGCGCTTCGGTCGCGGACGACGCGCCGCCGACGGGACCGGACTCGAGCAGCACGTCGACCTCGACGCCGCGTTCGCTCGCCGCGACGAGTTCCGAGGCGACCGCCTCGGACGTGAACGTATACCCAGCCAGTGAGAGATTCTCCTCTGCATTTCGGATCGTCTCCAGCGGAATCTCTGGGCTATCGGGGAGAACGAACGTCGTCGCGTTCTCCGCAGCGACGCGCGTCGACGGAAGACAGGTCGCGCCCCTTGGCCACCATCGGCCAGTCGCGTCCCCACTCGAGCGGGCGCTCGCGCTCGGGTTCGACTGGTCGCCCGATTCGTTCGCCCGTTCGGTCCGATACCACTGTTCGGCGACCGGCGCATCCTCGTAACTGACCGCGTCGATTCGGTCGGAGCCGTTCCGGATCTCGAGGCGGTCTCCGTCCGTCGCGAGGCGGAGATGCCCCTCGAGTTCGAGGGTGGGTTCGTCGGTGAGTGACGCCGTTTCGTTGGGATTGATCGTGACGGCGACCGCGCCCGAGACTGTTTCGTTCGGAAACGACGCGGTCGTGTGACCGTCCGTGACCGTCCAGTTCTCGAGCGAGGTCTCCGGCGGCGTCTCGAGGACGAAAAACTCGCCGACGTTCTCGGGCGTCGTCGGGTTCGGATACAGTTCGACGATCCGGGCCTCGGAGACGTTGCGGTGGCTGTCGTCCGACCGCGCGGCGACCGGGCACGCAAGCGCCTGGGCGGAAGATACGTCTCCCGGCGTGGCTTCCGCCGATGTGGAGGGCTCTGCCCGTTCGCTCGAGGCGGATTCGCCGGGGACGGACGATCGCACGTCGACGCCCGGAGGCGCGCCGACGAACGCGACGGCACACGCGCTGGCGACGAGTCCGCAAACGAGGACCGCGGCGAGGAGGACCCTGGCACGCATTGGGCGGTCTGGCCGCGTCTCGGTATGTAAATCCTCACCCGTCGAGGGGGTCGATACACTGTGAAAATACCGTCTCCGAATCGCCGCACGAACAGAAACCGATTAGGCAGCGAAACGGAACTGTCTGCTCATCTACCTACGCAGCGGGCTCGAAATCCGCCTTCTCGGCTTCGGCCTGCACGAGATACGCGCGGTCGCCGGCAGCGTCCGCAGCGACCTCGAGGGCGCGTTCGGTGCCGATCTGGGTGAGCGCCCAGACGGCGCTCGCACGCACCGTGTCTTCGTCGTCTTCGTCGATCCGTTCGGCGAGTGGTTCGATCGCGCGGGTGTCGCCGATCAGTCCCAGCGCGCGGGCGGCGGAGCTTCGGACGGCAGCCTCCTCGGCGACCAACTGGTTCGCGATCGGCTGTACCGCCTCTTCGCTGCCGACTTCGCCGAGCGCTCGCATCGCGGGGCGCTGCAGTTGCGGGTTCGAATCGACGTACTCGAGGAGCGTCTCGACGACGTCCTCGTCGTCGTTGCCGATCTTTCCGAGGATCGACATCGCGGTCGTATCCCGACGGTTCGCCCGCTGGAGCATCGGTTCGGTCGCTTCCTCGGGCCCCATCCGCTCTAGAGACTCGAGACAGTGTTCTTCCATGAAGTCCGAACCCAGCGACTCGAGTGCGAGCAGGATCATGTCGGCGTTGCCGCGTTTCTCGTGGACTTTCAGCGCGTGCCACTCCGGGGGGAAGTCCTTGACGTGATCGAGGACGTCGTAGAACCCCTCGCGTCGGAGCTGTTCGCGCACCTGCAGGTCGTCCCAGGCCGTCGCGTCGTCGACGCCGGACTGTAACACGTCGGTGATCTCGAGCAGCGAGGCGATATCCTCGGCGTCCTCGTCGGGGTCCAGTTCCGCGGCCTCGATTTCGGCTTCGAGGCGTTCGAGCGCATCGACCAGCGCGTCGAGCAGGGGTTCGTCTGCCGAAATCGAAACCGACGTTCCAAGCACGGCGTTGCTATCCTCGAGTGTCTCCTCGACCGCTTCTCGCAGTTCTTCCTCGCCCTCCTCGGTCCAGCGGGTGCTCTCGAGGTCACCTTTGGCGCTCTCGACTTCGTCGATGACGTCCGTCGCGTACGGCCCCCGCTGGTCGTCGACGTCGGACTGGATGTCGTCGACCTCGTCCTCGAGGTCCTCGATTTCTCCCTCGAGATCGTCGAGTTTCTCCTCGAGCGCCTCCTGTTCGGCCTCGAGTTCCGCGATCGGTCCGTCGGGAGCGTCGTCGTCTTCCCCATCGCTCGCCTCCTCCTCCTCGTCGTCCTCGTCCGTTTCGGGTTCCGGAAGCTCGATCTCGTCGAACTCCTCGCGGACGGCGTCGAACGCCTCGCGAACGTCCTCGAGGTCCGATCGAACCGGCTCGAGTTCCGCCTCGACGTCGTCGAGGTCGTCTTCGGTCTCGGCGGCCGCTAGGGTGTCGTGGACCGGTTCGATCTCGTCTCGAATCGGATCCAGATCGTCGCGGATGGGGCCGAACTCGGCTTCGATCGATGCGAACTCCTCGCGGATCTCGTCGGCCCGCTCCTCGAGATCCTGTGTCTGCTCGGAGTCGGGAGCGTCCTCGTCGCTCATCCCACCACCCGGCGAGGTGCCGCCTGTCTCCTGACTGCGTTCATACGAGGGTATCGTGTCAGGACGCTCCTAAGCGTTTCCATGCAGAGTCCGGACGAATTCGTCCAGCCCGCAAACACAGGTGAGTAGACGTAAGTGGGTTCGATCAGACGTTTCCGTGCATCTCCGCACTCTCGGGCTCTTCGGCATCGGCCGGATCGGCGTGGGTATCCTCGCGCCAGTAAAACCACGGACTGAGCGTCATGTACGCGATTCCGAGCGTGAGCAGGGCGTAGGGAAACGTTCGGCCGGCAAAGCCCGGAATGAGGATCGCGAGCGCGTGAACCACGCCCATTATGAGCGTATCCCGAACCAGCAAGTCCGGGTACTGGATCCGGGAGACCATGAGATAACAGAACATACCGGTAATCGTCAGTACGAGCCACGGCTCGGCGGCCGGTTTGTGCGCCAGGATCGCAGATCCGATGATCGTCGCGGCGAGCGTCGTCTGAATCCCTTCCGTGTAATTGGTCGCCGTATCGTAGGCGGTGTACATCCCGAGTCTCGCGATGGCCATCGCGACGAACAGCGCACAGACGCCGGTGACGACGAGCAACTCGAGCGATACCGTCTCGAATCCGATACCGAACCCGTCCGTGACGACGACGAACGCGAGGACGGCGGGGGCGACGCCGAAAGAAGCGACGTCGGCCAGCGAGTCGAGGTACGGTCCCGCTTCAGTTCCGCCGTACCGGCGTGCGAGGATGCCGTCGAGTCCGTCAGCGATCGCAGCGAAGAGGATAAGTCGAGCGGCGAGGTCGATATCGACGAACGCGATGACGACCGCGAGAAAGCCCAGCGCTCCGTTCGCGATCGTCACTGCGTCGGCGGCGCCGAGCCGACCGACGAACCGGGGAAGCATACTCCGGCATTCGATGGGCAGTTACCTTACGTGTTTTCGTTTTTCGACGGTCGCACTATTGGGAAACGTCGAGTGGGAATCGAACCGGGGGCTTATATTCGGTCTGTCCCAACCCCCGTCTATGAACCGCCGTGCCTATCTCGCGTCCCTGGGAACGGTCTCGACAGTCGGGGTCGCGGGTTGTTCAACGGTCACCGGAACGCTCAGAGGCGAGCCCTGTAGCGGGAACGACTGCGACATCGGAATGACTCGGACCGAGTTCGTTCCCGAAACGTACGAGATTTCCGTCGGCGAGACCGTCGTCTGGAAGAACACGAGCGAAGCGATCCACACGGTCACAGCCTACGACTCCTCCCTTTTCGAGGACAAGGGAGCGGAGTACTTCGCGACGGGCGACTACGACGACTTCGAAACGGCACACGAGGAGTTCTGGAACGAGAACAACGGTGCGCTCCACACTCGAGAAACGTTCGAACACACGTTCGAGGTTCCCGGAACGTATCACTACGCCTGCTTACCGCACGAGGAAGGCGGTATGATTGGCCTCATCAAAGTAACCGAGTAAGCCGCACTCCGCGTCGAAAAACAGTCTTCCGATCGAAACTCGAATCGAATCGCGCCAGTCCGCAGTCTATTCGTCCGTCGCGACGTCCTCTTCGTCGACGTCGACGGCCGTCGCCTGCTCTTCTGCGACTTCTTCCGGATGCGCCTCGAGGGTCGTCTTCTGGATCTCGACCCGGCGAAGCGGGTAGATCGGCTTCGCTTCGCCGTAGATCGCAGAGGAGAGACGGCCTTCGACGACGCCGTCGATCAGGTCCTCGAAGGTTCGCTCCTGGGCCGCTTCCTCGACCATTTCGACCATCTTCTCGCGGATGGCCTTCTCCTGGCTCGCGTCGGCTTTCTTCGTCGTGAACGCGACCGGCTGGATCTGAACGCGGTAGTCGTCCGTCGTCAGGACGGTGACGTAGGCCTCGATCTTCGAGGCGCCGCGTCGAACCAGCGAGCGCAGGTAATCCCGCGTCAGCGAGTGTTCGACGAAGTCCGTGTAGGCGCTGTCGCTGCCCACGTCGGTGATCTTGAACGTGAGCTTCGTGTTGTTTTCGCTGGCGCTGTTGGTCAGGTCGCCGAGCGTCGTTTCGATGGTCCGTCCGTAGACCTTGTCCGGTTCGTCTGCGGGTGTCTCACCGAGCACTTCCCGGTCGAACTGCGCCGGGGCGTGGACGGTGTACCACCGCTTTTCTTGTTTCGCGCGTGAAACTGATCGTTCACTCATTGTGTGTTAGGTTCGTGGTTCGTGTCGGATCTCGCCGCGGTCGAGACGCCGTGTCCGTCCGCGCTCGAGTCTGCATCCGAAGGGTTGGGTGTCTGTCTATCGATACTACAGGCGACGTCGAGGTTGACGACGTAATCGTCGACCGTCGATTGTAACCCACTAGTCGTCTCGCGTTCGATCCGCGTGACGAGCGTTCGAGCGTCCTCGACGGCCGTCTCCATCTCCTCGGTATTGTCGGGACAGAGCGCCCGGGCGAGGAGCTCCGGATCGTCGTGTGTCGTCCGAATCGTCGCGTGTCTCGTCATCGGTGTCCACCTCCAATCGTCATAGTTGCCCTCGTACTGCCGCGATGATCGTCGAATCGTCCACGTCCGAGCCGTAGGCCAGGTATCCCCGGCGACGACCCACGTCGTAGCCGCACTCGACTCCGTCGTCGTCGAGATCCCGTGTGACCGCCTCGAGCGTCGACCCGAGAGCGCGGTCCTCGCGCGTCGAGATCCCGGCTTCGCCGTCGCCGATCACGAGAACGGTCGGCTCCGGCGACCGGTAGGCTACAGCGAGTCGAGCGACGGTTTCGACAGGACCGTCGTCGACATCGACGACGAAGACGCCGTCGTAGCGGCCGGTCGACCCGGATTCGAGCGCGTCGTGGGCGCTCCGGCCGTGTTCCCGCCACGCCTCGAGCGCCGGCTCGCGTGCGTCGTGGCCGATCGCCAGCGCGATACCGGTTCCCGGCTCGACGCGTGCGGTCGCCTCGAGCACGTCGGCGTAGCCGCCGACGGTCTCGAAGGGACGGTCGGTGCGAGTCTGCCGAGTCGATTCGGGTGCGTCGCCCGAATCGCCGGGTCGCGCGTACGGACTCAGCGCTCGCGTGACCGAGTGCGCTGCGCTGTCGACGGCGTTCGGTGCGCCGACGGCGTCGATCGCGACGAGCGAGCCGATCTTCCGGTGGGTCTCCCGCTCCAGCGTGGCCGGCTCGGCGTCTGTCCCCGATTCGGTGACGATCGCCGAAAACGCATCTCGAGTCGCCTCGAGGTCGCCGGACCACGGGGCGAGCACGCGGGTCGAGTAGGCGAGCCCGTCGATCGGGTCCGCGGTCGGCACCGAAACGCCCGGTCGCTGCTCGAGCAGGTTGCGCTCGAGAGCGTCCGTGAGGAGCCACTCCGTCTCGCCGGCACCGGGCTCGACGCCGGCGGCGGCGACGCCCGCGAGCGCGAGCACCGGGTTCGGCGTCGAACCCAGCTCTTGGACGAGATCGCAGGCCTCGAGGGTGGCCGGCCGGTCCGCGGAGCCGAGTCGCGTCGCGTCGCCGTCGACCGCACCGACGACGAGCGTTCGATCGGCCGGGCCTCGATCCAGACTCTCCTCGGCAAGGGTCGTCCGCTCGCCGACCGTCCGGACGGCGCTCACCTGATACGGAATCTCCCGCTCGGCGAGCGCGTCCACGACGACCCCGCAGGCGGCGAACGCGTCGCCGGCCGGTCGCGTGACCAGCCGGACGAAGCTCGCGCTCTCGAGGTCGTCGGTGGCGGTTTCGGCGTCGATCGAACGACCCTCGGTGGACATGACGAGTTACTCCTCGAGCAGCGTCTTGGCGACGTCGTAGGAGTAGGTGAACTCGGGCTCGAGTTCCTTCCCACGGTAGTAATCGACCAGTCGGCGCACCTTCGATTCGGTGTTCTGCAGCGCGCGCTTGTTCTGGTAGTCCTGTGGGTTCTCCTGGACGTGCTCGCGCAGGCGGATCGCGCGTTGCATCAGGCTCCGGAGGTCCTCTGGGAGTTCGGACTTCGCGTCGTTCTCCTCGAGGATCTCGGTGACCTTCTTGCCGGTCGCCAGTTTGACGTCCGGAATCGGCGTGCCGGTGACGCCCTCGTCACGCAGCTTGATGCCGATCTGGCTCGGGTCGTGGCCCTGTTCTGCCAGTTCAACGACTCGCTGTTCGATCTGCTCCGAGTCGACGTCGCTCCACTCCGGTGGTTCGTCTGCCGCGGGCTTGTCCGATCCGGACGAGCCTCGGCGGCGCGTATGCATTCGTGCCATTGTTGAGGATAGGAAACGCACTGACCGCCGCATATGTCCGGCTCTCGCCGGGTTGCACTTCCGCAATCTCGAGTCACCCAAAGAGAGCGGGCGACGGGGTCAGATTTGCGGCCGTGCGGTTCCCACTGGTACCTATTCGGTCAGCGACTAAAGGGTTTCTACCTCGAGTTACGCGGACCACCTCCGTGATAACGGAGATGTCCATCGGCAGCATTTATGTGTTTTTGGAATGAAATATTCACATCCGAACCGGTGTGCTCACCGCCGTCACTGAATGCCCCCTTCATGACCGAACGAGAACTCGAGCGGACGACTGAAGCCGATGAAAGTGAGAACAGCGACAGCGATCGACGCGACGCACACGAAACCGAATCCGATTTCGACGGCCGTGATCCCAGCCGGGAGTACGACCAATCCGCGGATTCCTTTCTCGACCTCGAGGCGGCCGTCTCCCCCGAATCGCTCTCCGACTCGGAGACGTACGCCCAGATCGTCGGAACGGACCGCGTTTCGGCGTCGGCGGTGCCCGATTCATATCCGTGGTCGATCGCTACCGCGGACGCGCTCGCACTGGATCTCGAGATCGACGATCGAGGAACCGAGGTGACGGTCTACTTCGAATGGCCCGTCCCCGATTCGGACGCTCGACTCTCGAGATTGCTGGGCACACTCGAGGTGTCCCCGGACGCTGTTGCTGACCTGCACGGCAAACAAGTGCTCGTTGAGAGAGCGGACGGCCACTGGGTGCCAGTAGTTCCGCCCCAGCAGTCCGCCGGTAGCCCGCTCGGCTTCTACGGTCTTCTCGGTGGCGTACTGTTCAACGTGACCGTCCTGACAGCGTTCGTGTTGAACCTCGGCGTGTCCGAGGGACTACTCCTGTCGCTGTTTATGGTGTTTAACCTCCTCGTGCTACCGGTTTCGACGTTTCTCGATGCGGGATATCTTCGGTCGCACACCGATTGGGGTGGCCCGTTCAGTCGCTGGGGCTGGACCATCCTCAACGCCGCACCCGGTCTCAACGCGGTGACTGCGCTGTGTTACCTGTCCCTCCGGCGACGGGCGTCGTGGATCCGAAAGCGGTGAATCGCTCAGCCGGCTGCGACTCGAGCACCCGTCAGGTGTGTCAGCCGGTCTCGCCGGCACGCCTAATTCGAGGGGTTTATCTATTCCCGTAGGAAAGCAGCAAGTGCGCTCGAGGGCTCGTAGATCAGTGGTAGATCACTCCCTTGGCATGGGAGAGGCCCCGGGTTCAAATCCCGGCGAGTCCACTCGAACGTAGTGAGAGTGGACGAGCCGGCCTTCTGCCGGTTTCGTCCCTTGCCTTATCTTCTGCGCACAACGATTTCGAGTGAATTTCCGGCATTTTTCTCGCTGTGATTTGAAGCGGTGGCCTCTCTCGGTCGTCGTCTGCTGGCGGTAACTCCCATTAGAACAATGGAATAGATAAAATCAATCCTGCTGGTGGGGTAGGCTTGGTGGTTCTGGTCTTGCCCCCTCATTTCTGTGAATCCAGTAATCACCTAATGCAGACAGACCTAAGGCGGCGCTTATGGGCATAGTTTCTGGTACTGCAATTCCTATCATTATTGAGAACCCTTGGCCAAGTAACCAGAACACAGGAATCAAAACACCAATTACTCCAACTAATCGTTCGATCCTTGTCCAGTCAACAGCAGTTTGATATATATTGACCTGTGAACCAGCGCCCATCCCTCCAGTTAATTCTTCAACTTGTTCATGCCTTTGCTGTCGCTGGAGCA is a genomic window containing:
- a CDS encoding 30S ribosomal protein S15, producing the protein MARMHTRRRGSSGSDKPAADEPPEWSDVDSEQIEQRVVELAEQGHDPSQIGIKLRDEGVTGTPIPDVKLATGKKVTEILEENDAKSELPEDLRSLMQRAIRLREHVQENPQDYQNKRALQNTESKVRRLVDYYRGKELEPEFTYSYDVAKTLLEE